One stretch of Pseudoramibacter sp. DNA includes these proteins:
- a CDS encoding CTP synthase yields MKTKYIFVTGGVVSSLGKGITAASLGRLLKARGFKVSIQKFDPYINYDPGTMSPYQHGEVFVTDDGAETDLDLGHYERFIDESLGQYSNVTTGKVYWNVITKERRGDYLGGTVQVIPHITNEIKENVSKVASGPLHPDIVITEIGGTVGDIESQPFLEAIRQCRGDLGPENTLYIHVTLLPYLRMSGELKTKPTQHSVKELRSIGIQPDIIVLRSEHEVEDSLKEKISLFCNVEKDAVVSNLDAEELYEVPLMLEKEGLANLVVKKLHLPERTPKLDEWRDLVVRAKNLENRVNVAIVGKYVELHDAYLSVAEALRHAGIANNAEVHIKWVHSEDLNQENVDRILGSEQAIIVPGGFGNRGIEGKIVAIRYAREHKVPFLGLCLGLQLAVIEYARDVAGLKDANSIELDPDTPYPVISLMEEQKKIQNMGGTMRLGAYPCHLEMGTLAQKVYGKQDIEERHRHRYEVNDEYIPKLEEAGMVFSGRSPDGVLVEMVELPDHPYFIATQAHPEFKSRPNRPHPLFDHLIQAAMDQKHQA; encoded by the coding sequence ATGAAGACAAAATACATTTTCGTTACCGGCGGTGTGGTTTCGTCCCTTGGAAAGGGGATTACAGCAGCGTCTCTCGGGCGTCTTTTAAAGGCCCGGGGCTTTAAAGTTTCGATCCAGAAATTTGATCCGTACATCAACTACGATCCGGGCACCATGAGTCCGTACCAGCACGGGGAAGTGTTTGTGACCGATGACGGCGCCGAAACCGACCTGGATTTAGGGCATTACGAACGCTTTATCGACGAAAGCCTGGGCCAGTACAGCAACGTGACGACGGGGAAAGTCTACTGGAACGTCATCACAAAGGAACGCCGCGGCGACTATCTGGGCGGAACCGTTCAGGTCATTCCCCACATTACGAATGAAATCAAGGAAAATGTTTCCAAAGTGGCCAGCGGTCCTCTCCATCCCGATATCGTGATCACGGAAATCGGCGGCACCGTCGGGGATATCGAATCACAGCCTTTCCTCGAAGCGATCCGCCAGTGCCGCGGGGATCTGGGACCTGAAAACACGCTGTACATTCACGTCACGCTGCTGCCCTACCTGCGCATGTCCGGGGAATTAAAGACGAAGCCGACCCAGCACTCGGTCAAAGAACTGCGTTCCATCGGGATTCAGCCGGACATCATCGTTCTGAGAAGCGAACACGAAGTGGAAGACAGCCTGAAAGAAAAAATCAGCCTGTTCTGCAATGTGGAAAAAGACGCCGTCGTCAGCAACCTCGACGCCGAAGAACTGTACGAAGTGCCGCTGATGCTGGAAAAAGAAGGCCTCGCCAATCTGGTGGTGAAGAAGCTTCATCTGCCGGAACGCACGCCGAAACTGGACGAATGGCGGGATCTGGTCGTCCGGGCCAAGAACCTGGAAAACCGCGTCAACGTGGCCATTGTGGGCAAATACGTGGAACTGCACGATGCCTATCTGTCCGTCGCGGAAGCCCTCCGCCACGCCGGCATTGCCAACAACGCGGAAGTGCACATCAAATGGGTGCATTCTGAAGATCTCAATCAGGAAAACGTCGACCGCATTTTAGGATCGGAACAGGCGATCATCGTGCCCGGCGGCTTCGGCAACCGCGGCATCGAAGGCAAGATCGTCGCCATCCGCTACGCCAGAGAACACAAGGTTCCGTTCCTGGGCCTGTGCCTGGGCCTGCAGCTGGCCGTGATCGAATACGCCAGAGATGTGGCCGGCCTCAAGGACGCCAACTCCATCGAACTGGACCCGGATACGCCGTACCCGGTGATCTCCCTGATGGAAGAACAGAAGAAGATTCAGAACATGGGCGGCACCATGCGTCTCGGCGCCTATCCCTGCCATCTGGAAATGGGCACTTTGGCGCAGAAGGTGTACGGCAAGCAGGACATCGAAGAACGGCACCGCCACCGCTACGAAGTGAACGACGAATACATTCCAAAACTCGAAGAAGCGGGTATGGTCTTCTCCGGACGTTCTCCGGACGGTGTGCTGGTGGAAATGGTTGAACTGCCGGATCATCCGTATTTCATCGCAACCCAGGCGCACCCCGAATTTAAATCGAGACCGAACCGTCCCCATCCGCTGTTTGACCATTTGATTCAGGCGGCGATGGATCAGAAACATCAGGCATAA
- a CDS encoding energy-coupling factor ABC transporter ATP-binding protein has product MSNEPILRIKDLKYTYSGGDHQALKGISLDVMPGERICIVGNNGAGKSTFFLNVNGVLHPDSGEIYFKGQKVEDNRASLNELRRGVGIVFQDADNQIIASTVMGEVSFGPINLGLDDDEVEKRVDEALTEMNLSEFKHRAPHYCSGGEKKRITIADIIAMHSEVIIFDEPTAALDPLNAKMLEEALTKLADQHKTLLISTHDMDFAYRWAQKLVVFSDGQIIATGTPVEVLTNREICEQANLRKPMLMRVYEDMVKHGIAPDDKAYPQDVAAFDQWLESIKAS; this is encoded by the coding sequence ATGTCTAATGAACCAATTTTAAGGATTAAAGATTTAAAATACACCTATTCCGGCGGCGACCATCAGGCGTTAAAGGGGATTAGCCTCGACGTCATGCCAGGAGAACGGATCTGCATTGTCGGGAATAACGGGGCGGGAAAATCTACGTTTTTCTTAAACGTCAACGGGGTACTCCATCCCGATTCCGGCGAAATTTATTTCAAGGGCCAGAAAGTTGAAGACAACCGGGCTTCTCTTAACGAGCTGCGCCGGGGCGTCGGCATCGTCTTTCAGGACGCCGACAACCAGATCATCGCGTCGACCGTCATGGGCGAAGTGTCCTTCGGTCCGATCAACCTCGGCCTGGACGATGACGAGGTCGAAAAGCGCGTTGACGAAGCCCTCACAGAAATGAACCTGTCCGAATTCAAGCACCGGGCGCCCCATTACTGCAGCGGCGGGGAAAAGAAGCGCATCACCATTGCGGACATCATCGCCATGCATTCGGAAGTCATCATCTTCGATGAACCGACGGCGGCTCTGGATCCCTTAAACGCGAAAATGCTCGAAGAAGCCCTGACAAAACTCGCCGATCAGCACAAGACGCTCCTGATTTCCACCCACGATATGGATTTTGCCTATCGCTGGGCGCAGAAACTTGTGGTCTTTTCTGATGGTCAGATCATTGCCACGGGAACGCCGGTGGAAGTGCTCACGAACCGGGAAATCTGCGAACAGGCCAATTTAAGAAAGCCGATGCTCATGCGCGTCTACGAAGACATGGTCAAGCACGGCATCGCCCCGGACGACAAAGCCTATCCCCAGGATGTAGCCGCCTTTGATCAGTGGCTCGAAAGCATTAAAGCTTCTTAA
- a CDS encoding cobyrinate a,c-diamide synthase, protein MHGLMLAGTSSNVGKTTATMGLMAAFKAKGCHVLPAKTGPDYIDPMFHQFVTDEPSVNLDTWIVSSERIKTLFYRRLKEDDLAIVEGVMGLYDGNASGSEIGSSAYLAKTLGIPVFLIIDGRGMAMSAAALVMGYVNFDPEVHIAGVIVNRIKSQTHFELLKNAIETRTGVPCVGWIPDDPALTVGSRHLGLIPADELPKLKETVQRAGELTAAHVDLDRMLEYAEITPQGGAADPFAGQAGRFSDLTVGVAWDPAFNFYYHDNFTALKTLGVKLVPFSPLKDKGVPENIDALYIGGGFPEVFGQAFSDNTAMRSDLKDKLEAGLPCFAECGGLMVLTRSLQNKDGRRYDGVGFLPAETVMTKRLQHFGYVTVSAQLDGREFEFRAHEFHHSRVEASEEIPEIYRITKVKNQSASHWRGGYVKNHTLAGYPHLHFYAEGADDFLIALLKKARDLKEAGR, encoded by the coding sequence ATGCACGGATTGATGTTAGCAGGAACCAGCAGCAATGTTGGGAAAACGACGGCGACCATGGGACTCATGGCGGCATTTAAGGCGAAGGGCTGTCATGTGCTGCCCGCCAAAACAGGGCCGGACTACATCGATCCGATGTTTCATCAATTTGTGACCGATGAACCGTCGGTCAATCTGGACACGTGGATCGTAAGTTCAGAAAGAATCAAAACGCTGTTTTACCGCAGACTTAAAGAAGACGATCTGGCCATTGTCGAAGGGGTCATGGGGCTGTACGACGGCAATGCGTCGGGCAGCGAGATCGGCTCCTCCGCCTATCTGGCCAAGACCCTGGGGATTCCGGTCTTTTTGATCATCGACGGCCGGGGTATGGCCATGTCGGCGGCGGCTTTGGTCATGGGCTACGTGAATTTCGATCCCGAAGTGCACATCGCCGGCGTGATCGTCAACCGCATCAAATCCCAGACCCATTTTGAACTCCTTAAAAATGCCATCGAGACCCGCACCGGCGTCCCCTGTGTGGGCTGGATTCCGGATGATCCGGCGCTGACCGTGGGTTCCCGGCATTTGGGCCTGATTCCCGCAGACGAACTCCCCAAACTCAAAGAGACGGTTCAGCGCGCCGGCGAACTGACCGCGGCCCATGTCGATCTGGACCGGATGCTTGAATACGCTGAAATTACGCCCCAGGGCGGCGCAGCGGACCCCTTTGCCGGTCAGGCGGGACGTTTTTCGGATCTCACCGTCGGCGTCGCATGGGATCCGGCTTTTAATTTTTATTACCACGACAATTTCACGGCCTTGAAAACGCTGGGCGTGAAGCTTGTGCCTTTCAGTCCCCTTAAGGACAAAGGGGTGCCGGAGAATATCGACGCCCTGTACATTGGCGGCGGCTTTCCCGAAGTGTTCGGGCAGGCCTTCAGCGACAACACAGCCATGCGCAGCGATCTCAAGGACAAGCTCGAAGCCGGACTGCCCTGCTTTGCCGAATGCGGCGGCCTCATGGTGCTGACCCGGTCCCTTCAGAATAAGGACGGCAGGCGCTACGACGGCGTCGGCTTTCTGCCGGCCGAAACGGTGATGACGAAACGCCTTCAGCATTTTGGCTACGTCACGGTTTCGGCGCAGTTAGACGGCAGGGAATTTGAGTTCAGGGCCCACGAGTTTCATCACAGCCGGGTAGAGGCTTCTGAAGAAATTCCTGAAATCTACCGCATCACGAAGGTGAAGAACCAGTCGGCATCCCATTGGCGCGGCGGATACGTCAAAAACCACACCCTGGCCGGTTATCCTCATCTGCATTTTTACGCGGAAGGGGCTGACGATTTTCTCATTGCCCTGCTTAAAAAAGCGCGGGACCTCAAGGAGGCCGGCAGGTGA
- a CDS encoding HAD-IIA family hydrolase yields MINFNQIQGILCDMDGVIYHGNQILPGVPEFIEWLKEREMPFLFLTNNPVYTPRELSQKLKRMGLDVTEDHFYTSALAVAKFLDSQKPGCSVYAIGEGGLMNALYDVGITNNAIDPDYVVVGEGPSYSMESLTIATNLVMKGARLIGADYDVSGPVEDGIVPACRALVAPIELATGKKAYFCGKPNPLMMRTGLRILGCHSENALIIGDRMDTDIIAGLESGTQTALVLSGVSTRKSIKTYAYRPTEIFEGVGSIVEAAKKQLAEAK; encoded by the coding sequence ATGATCAATTTTAATCAAATCCAGGGGATCCTGTGTGATATGGACGGGGTCATTTACCACGGCAACCAGATTCTGCCGGGGGTCCCGGAATTCATCGAATGGTTAAAAGAAAGGGAAATGCCCTTTCTGTTTTTGACCAACAATCCGGTTTACACCCCGAGGGAATTGTCTCAGAAGCTCAAGCGCATGGGCCTCGACGTGACCGAAGATCACTTTTACACGTCGGCTTTGGCGGTGGCTAAGTTTTTAGACAGTCAGAAACCTGGATGTTCGGTTTACGCCATCGGCGAAGGGGGCCTCATGAACGCGCTGTACGACGTGGGGATCACCAACAACGCCATCGATCCCGATTACGTCGTCGTGGGGGAAGGACCGTCTTATTCCATGGAAAGCCTCACCATTGCCACGAACCTGGTCATGAAAGGCGCCCGGCTCATCGGCGCGGACTACGACGTTTCGGGGCCTGTGGAAGACGGCATTGTGCCGGCCTGCCGGGCTCTGGTGGCGCCCATCGAGCTGGCCACGGGCAAAAAGGCGTACTTCTGCGGCAAGCCGAATCCGTTGATGATGCGCACCGGCCTTCGCATTTTAGGCTGCCATTCGGAAAACGCCCTGATCATCGGCGACCGGATGGACACCGACATCATCGCCGGCCTTGAAAGCGGCACCCAGACGGCGCTGGTGCTCTCCGGGGTGTCCACCCGGAAGTCCATCAAGACGTACGCCTACCGGCCTACCGAAATTTTTGAAGGGGTCGGCAGCATTGTCGAAGCGGCCAAAAAGCAGCTGGCAGAAGCAAAATAA
- a CDS encoding 4Fe-4S dicluster domain-containing protein, whose amino-acid sequence MEIKKTMAVYFSPTTHTRQLTLAVAKGVASVFGTQIHFKNWARPRMREQDAVFDRETLAVVGMPTYAGRLPNLIAPSISEHLKGNKTPAIALVTYGSRAYENSLAELVARLSKNGFIVVAAAAIPCAHSFADIGEGRPTRQDIVDAAVFGQKTGLNLAQVEYENQLKPVAVPGDPEAPYYTPLKPDGTPARFLKAKPVVDTVRCNGCGVCVRLCPMGSIAVNPLSGKAEIHGVCIKCQACLRGCLPVALAFKDPDFLAHKQMLESHYKAHQDAAYFPFVI is encoded by the coding sequence ATGGAAATTAAAAAGACGATGGCGGTGTATTTCAGCCCGACGACGCACACGCGGCAGCTGACCCTGGCCGTGGCCAAGGGGGTGGCCAGCGTGTTCGGCACCCAGATTCATTTCAAGAACTGGGCCCGGCCCCGGATGCGGGAACAGGATGCGGTTTTCGACCGGGAGACCCTGGCAGTGGTGGGGATGCCGACTTACGCCGGCCGGCTGCCTAATCTCATTGCCCCGTCGATTTCCGAACATCTGAAGGGGAACAAGACCCCGGCCATTGCCCTGGTGACCTACGGCAGCCGGGCGTACGAAAACAGCCTGGCTGAGCTGGTGGCGCGGCTCTCGAAAAACGGCTTTATTGTCGTCGCCGCTGCGGCGATTCCCTGCGCCCATTCCTTTGCCGATATCGGCGAGGGGCGCCCGACCCGGCAGGATATTGTGGACGCCGCGGTTTTCGGCCAGAAGACCGGCTTGAATCTCGCCCAGGTGGAATATGAAAACCAGCTGAAGCCGGTGGCGGTGCCGGGAGATCCGGAGGCACCGTACTATACGCCTTTAAAGCCGGACGGCACGCCGGCCCGCTTTTTAAAAGCGAAACCTGTCGTCGACACTGTCCGCTGCAATGGCTGCGGGGTGTGTGTGCGGCTCTGCCCCATGGGGTCCATCGCCGTCAATCCTTTGAGCGGAAAGGCGGAAATCCACGGGGTCTGCATCAAATGCCAGGCCTGTCTCAGGGGCTGTCTGCCCGTGGCCCTGGCTTTTAAGGATCCTGATTTCCTCGCCCACAAGCAGATGCTGGAAAGCCATTACAAAGCCCATCAGGACGCGGCGTATTTTCCCTTTGTCATTTAA
- the cbiQ gene encoding cobalt ECF transporter T component CbiQ — MIYLLWLLPPLAVLIAGGIRKSWIHRHEAHHHHGFGHKHGEGTLSIDMYAYHSKIGDWNPKLKIGYGILLLLICLISNDPYVSFGIIFYTFFVTVCLGELDADHYIGLLGIPLAFMIAGSIFILFNFSRTPFSNALVNIPTHWGYVIITPQTAKATVNLWCKAFGAISAMYMMSLSTMSNEIFGVLRDAHCPKLIIELMNMMYRFIFILMDTQHKMKNSAESRLGYTTLKRGIYSFGSTASNLFLVSMKRGTQFYDAMEARCYNGDLRFFEEKKPVTKQQLFWVIVPTAYFVLVWVMTFQGVNINV; from the coding sequence ATGATTTATCTGTTGTGGCTTCTGCCGCCTCTGGCCGTTTTGATTGCCGGCGGCATTCGAAAATCCTGGATTCACCGCCACGAAGCCCATCATCACCACGGCTTCGGCCACAAACACGGCGAAGGGACCTTGTCTATCGACATGTATGCCTATCATTCCAAAATCGGCGACTGGAATCCGAAGCTTAAAATCGGCTACGGCATTCTGCTGCTTTTAATCTGCCTGATTTCCAACGACCCCTACGTTTCATTCGGGATTATTTTTTATACGTTCTTTGTGACCGTCTGCCTCGGCGAACTGGATGCCGACCATTATATCGGCCTTTTGGGCATTCCCCTCGCCTTTATGATCGCAGGGTCCATTTTTATTTTATTTAACTTTTCTCGCACACCTTTCTCCAATGCGCTGGTGAACATTCCGACCCATTGGGGCTACGTCATCATCACGCCTCAGACTGCCAAGGCCACGGTGAATTTGTGGTGTAAGGCCTTCGGCGCCATTTCCGCCATGTACATGATGTCCCTGTCGACCATGTCCAACGAAATTTTCGGCGTGCTGCGGGATGCCCACTGTCCGAAACTCATCATCGAACTCATGAACATGATGTACCGCTTTATTTTTATCTTAATGGACACCCAGCACAAGATGAAAAATTCGGCTGAATCCCGTCTGGGTTACACGACTTTAAAGCGCGGGATCTATTCTTTCGGCAGCACGGCGAGCAACCTTTTTCTCGTTTCCATGAAGCGGGGGACCCAGTTCTACGACGCCATGGAAGCGCGGTGCTACAACGGCGATTTGAGATTTTTTGAAGAAAAGAAACCGGTCACGAAGCAGCAGCTGTTCTGGGTGATTGTGCCGACGGCTTACTTTGTTTTAGTTTGGGTGATGACCTTCCAAGGAGTGAATATCAATGTCTAA
- a CDS encoding GHMP family kinase ATP-binding protein, whose product MRRLAVRAPGSCGEWIQGVYRKRPCLVSCPIDRYATATITDRSTGRRLPPKARQLTEHFLWRYGLSERVLRHVDIELSSQIPRGKGMASSTADLAALAAALGYFFDMPLEPEEIAKLCIAVEPSDNIMYPESNLFDFVNGGVLRRFDHSVSASVLILDFKGAVDTVGFRGQREVYTPEDCKAFRGIIRMFQRGTAQDNLQLIGNATTRSALLNQKVLVKPYLPLLIDLSSRFGGAGVIIGHSGTVVGVLHAPGKLDREGFLEALFQHIAREEIENIYDQKIISGGVELLCNEF is encoded by the coding sequence GTGAGGCGCCTGGCTGTCCGGGCGCCGGGGTCCTGCGGCGAATGGATTCAGGGCGTTTACCGAAAGCGGCCCTGTCTCGTGTCCTGTCCCATCGACAGGTACGCGACGGCGACTATCACAGACAGAAGCACAGGCCGGCGCCTTCCGCCGAAGGCGAGACAGCTTACCGAACATTTTCTGTGGCGTTACGGGCTGTCCGAAAGAGTGCTTCGCCATGTGGATATCGAACTGTCCTCACAAATTCCCCGGGGAAAGGGAATGGCGAGCAGCACGGCAGATCTCGCCGCCCTGGCCGCCGCTTTGGGTTATTTTTTTGATATGCCCCTGGAACCCGAAGAAATCGCGAAACTCTGCATCGCGGTGGAGCCGTCGGACAACATCATGTATCCAGAGAGCAATCTCTTTGACTTTGTGAACGGCGGGGTGCTTCGCCGGTTCGACCACTCCGTTTCGGCGTCGGTGCTGATCCTGGATTTTAAAGGCGCCGTAGATACGGTGGGTTTCAGAGGACAGCGGGAAGTTTACACGCCGGAGGACTGCAAAGCCTTTCGCGGCATTATCCGCATGTTCCAGCGGGGCACGGCCCAGGACAACCTCCAGCTCATCGGCAACGCCACGACCCGGTCGGCTCTGCTCAATCAAAAAGTGCTGGTCAAGCCTTATCTGCCACTGCTCATCGACTTGAGCAGCCGTTTCGGCGGTGCGGGCGTTATCATCGGCCACAGCGGCACGGTGGTGGGCGTCCTCCACGCGCCGGGAAAACTGGATCGGGAAGGCTTTTTGGAAGCGCTGTTTCAGCATATCGCCAGGGAAGAAATTGAAAACATCTACGATCAAAAAATTATTTCCGGCGGCGTCGAACTGCTGTGCAATGAATTTTAA
- a CDS encoding energy-coupling factor ABC transporter permease: MSTRLPKKQMWIVAASFAVAICFGVAPAANAMHIMEGYLPLSLCVFWGVIALPFVIWGFFSIRKIVDNNRRTMPLLAMAGAFIFVISSLKIPSVTGSCSHMTGTGLGALLFGPAAVAVLGIIVLLFQAILLAHGGLTTLGANCFSMAIAGPFVSYGLYQLGKKLHWNKKVNIFIACTIGDLFTYCVTSFQMAWAHHSNVGFAKAMVTNMAVYAATQVPLAIIEGLISIVIILALENYATDEMKSLGFIEAQGEEVL, from the coding sequence ATGTCAACTCGTTTGCCAAAGAAACAAATGTGGATCGTCGCAGCTTCCTTTGCTGTTGCGATTTGTTTTGGTGTTGCGCCGGCAGCCAATGCCATGCACATCATGGAAGGCTATCTTCCGTTAAGTCTGTGCGTGTTCTGGGGTGTCATCGCATTGCCGTTCGTTATCTGGGGATTTTTCTCTATTCGCAAGATTGTCGACAATAACCGCCGCACCATGCCGCTTTTAGCCATGGCGGGCGCTTTCATTTTCGTCATTTCTTCATTGAAAATTCCATCTGTTACCGGGTCCTGCTCACACATGACCGGGACAGGCCTCGGCGCGCTTCTCTTCGGACCGGCAGCCGTTGCCGTTTTGGGGATCATCGTCCTGCTCTTCCAGGCCATTCTGCTGGCGCACGGCGGTCTGACCACCCTGGGCGCAAACTGCTTCTCCATGGCCATTGCAGGTCCGTTCGTGTCTTACGGCCTGTATCAGCTGGGCAAAAAGCTTCACTGGAATAAAAAGGTCAACATCTTCATCGCCTGCACCATCGGCGACCTGTTCACCTACTGCGTCACCTCATTCCAGATGGCATGGGCACACCACAGCAATGTCGGCTTTGCCAAAGCCATGGTCACCAACATGGCCGTTTATGCTGCAACTCAGGTGCCGCTGGCCATTATTGAAGGCCTGATTTCAATCGTCATCATCCTGGCGCTCGAAAACTACGCCACAGACGAAATGAAATCCCTCGGTTTCATTGAAGCACAAGGAGAAGAAGTGTTATGA
- a CDS encoding energy-coupling factor ABC transporter substrate-binding protein yields the protein MSKSNKRTIWICIIACILIAVIPFAYGSKHGATFGGSDDAGGELVKKNDSHYKVWAEPILEKAIGGELPGEVESLLFCVQTGIGVGILFFFLGRFVERKKLGKEDQEL from the coding sequence ATGAGTAAATCAAATAAACGCACCATTTGGATTTGCATCATTGCCTGTATTTTAATCGCGGTCATTCCGTTTGCCTACGGATCAAAACACGGCGCAACCTTCGGCGGATCAGATGACGCCGGCGGCGAACTGGTGAAGAAAAACGACTCCCATTACAAAGTCTGGGCAGAACCGATTCTGGAAAAAGCCATCGGCGGCGAACTGCCGGGCGAAGTTGAATCACTGCTCTTCTGCGTCCAGACCGGTATCGGTGTCGGAATCTTATTCTTCTTCCTCGGCCGTTTTGTGGAACGCAAAAAACTGGGCAAAGAAGATCAAGAGCTGTAA
- a CDS encoding NAD(+) synthase yields MKKYGFLRTAIAVPKVKVADVGFNVEEMIKLAGEMEKQQAAVALFPELSVTAYTCGDLFAQSALIRQAEAGIKTLAEALLDRQIFAVVGAPIPVDAGLYNCAVVIQRGKILGAVPKTHLPNSHEFYERRWFAPASSLKGTREIHYAGQDFKIGRDFLFCDEDNRDIQIGIEICEDLWAPMPPSGRLAAAGATVILNPSSSNELIAKSEYREELVRQQSARCNAAYLYTSCGIGESTTDLVFGGDGYIYEKGTCLARTRRFTDEAQVVYADVDIEGLVHDRRTQTSFSDADSAAPAMGKIMCRLRDFNALNRSVDQAPFVPSDLKKRRRRCEEIFAIQSVGLMSRLRHIGDVPMVLGISGGLDSTLALLVCAEACDRLGLSRDHIHAVTMPGFGTTDRTYRNAVALIKGIGAAFHEISIREAATLHLNQLKHPLDRHDVTYENAQARERTQILMDLANQVGGIVVGTGDLSELALGWATYNGDHMSMYAVNAGVPKTLVRYLVDYVADREGSEGIRAILKDVLDTPVSPELLPPDQSGKIAQKTEDLVGPYALHDFFLYHVLRNGYSPSKIYLLARNAFSGEYADAVIYKWLRNFYWRFFAQQFKRSCLPDGPKVGSVALSPRGDWRMPSDAKVKLWMDEIEAIQV; encoded by the coding sequence ATGAAAAAATACGGATTTCTTCGAACCGCCATTGCGGTGCCGAAGGTGAAAGTGGCGGATGTCGGATTTAATGTTGAGGAAATGATCAAACTGGCCGGTGAAATGGAAAAACAGCAGGCGGCGGTCGCGCTGTTCCCGGAACTGTCCGTCACCGCTTATACCTGCGGCGACCTTTTTGCGCAGTCGGCGCTGATTCGTCAGGCCGAAGCCGGCATTAAAACCCTCGCCGAAGCCCTTTTAGACCGGCAGATTTTCGCCGTGGTCGGAGCGCCCATTCCCGTCGACGCGGGGCTCTACAACTGTGCGGTGGTGATTCAGCGGGGAAAAATCCTCGGTGCGGTGCCAAAAACGCATCTGCCCAACAGCCACGAATTTTACGAACGGCGGTGGTTTGCACCGGCGTCTTCCCTCAAGGGTACGCGGGAAATTCATTACGCCGGTCAGGATTTTAAGATCGGCCGGGATTTTCTGTTCTGCGACGAAGACAACCGGGACATTCAGATCGGCATCGAAATCTGCGAAGATTTATGGGCGCCGATGCCGCCGTCTGGGCGCCTCGCGGCGGCGGGGGCGACGGTGATTTTAAACCCGTCCTCGAGCAATGAACTCATCGCCAAGAGCGAATACCGGGAAGAACTGGTGCGCCAGCAGTCCGCGCGGTGCAACGCCGCCTATTTGTACACGTCCTGCGGCATCGGCGAATCCACCACCGATCTGGTTTTCGGCGGCGACGGCTATATTTACGAAAAGGGAACCTGCCTGGCCAGAACCAGACGCTTCACAGACGAGGCCCAGGTGGTGTACGCCGACGTGGACATCGAAGGACTGGTGCACGACAGACGGACCCAGACGAGTTTTTCCGACGCGGACAGTGCGGCGCCGGCGATGGGCAAAATCATGTGCCGTCTCCGGGATTTTAACGCATTGAACCGCAGCGTGGATCAGGCGCCTTTTGTGCCGTCGGATCTCAAGAAACGCCGGCGCCGCTGTGAAGAAATTTTCGCCATTCAGTCGGTGGGGCTCATGAGCCGGCTGCGCCATATCGGTGATGTGCCCATGGTGCTGGGCATTTCCGGCGGGCTGGATTCGACCCTGGCTCTTCTGGTGTGCGCCGAAGCCTGTGACCGGCTGGGGCTGTCCCGGGATCACATCCACGCGGTGACGATGCCGGGCTTCGGGACGACGGACCGCACCTACCGCAACGCCGTGGCGCTGATCAAAGGCATCGGCGCGGCGTTCCACGAAATCAGCATCAGGGAAGCCGCGACCCTGCATCTGAACCAGCTGAAGCATCCTCTGGACCGCCACGACGTCACCTACGAAAATGCCCAGGCCCGGGAAAGAACTCAGATCTTGATGGACCTGGCCAACCAGGTCGGCGGCATCGTCGTGGGCACCGGGGATTTGTCGGAGCTGGCTTTGGGCTGGGCGACGTACAACGGCGACCACATGTCGATGTACGCGGTCAATGCCGGCGTGCCGAAGACCCTGGTGCGCTACCTTGTCGATTACGTGGCGGACCGGGAAGGCTCGGAAGGCATCCGGGCGATCTTAAAAGATGTGCTCGACACGCCGGTGTCGCCGGAATTGCTGCCGCCGGACCAATCCGGCAAAATCGCCCAGAAGACGGAAGATCTGGTCGGGCCTTACGCGCTGCACGACTTTTTCCTCTATCATGTGCTGCGCAATGGCTACAGCCCGTCAAAAATCTACCTGCTGGCCCGGAACGCCTTTTCTGGCGAATATGCAGACGCTGTGATTTATAAGTGGCTGCGCAACTTTTACTGGCGGTTCTTCGCCCAGCAGTTCAAGCGCTCGTGCCTGCCCGACGGGCCCAAAGTCGGTTCCGTGGCCCTGTCGCCCCGGGGCGACTGGCGGATGCCGTCTGACGCGAAAGTGAAATTGTGGATGGACGAAATCGAAGCCATTCAGGTGTGA